In Longimicrobiaceae bacterium, one genomic interval encodes:
- a CDS encoding chemotaxis response regulator protein-glutamate methylesterase: MNRARVLLVDDSAFVRRATQRMLAPMPEVEVVGFAANGEEAVRRVRELHPDLVIMDVNMPGMDGMQALERIMAERPTPVLLLSSLTREGAEVTLRALEAGAVDFMDKTDAGTVMDIHGLAPALRDKVRAILQSERVPPPAPRTDGAGRAEPAVPVASPRTYEVIAIGASTGGPRALSQLIPALPRGLGAGVVVAQHIPPGFTEALAERLDQRSPLRVREARDGDPVLPDQVLVAPGGRQLALERTEGRLRVRVWDDRGERLHHPSVDLLLASAAEVAGPRVVGVVLTGMGSDGAEGLARIRAAGGRTLVESAETAVIDGMPGAARPHAERSLPLPRIAAAVAEICGGG, encoded by the coding sequence GTGAACCGCGCCCGCGTGCTCCTGGTGGACGACAGCGCCTTCGTGCGCCGTGCCACGCAGCGGATGCTCGCGCCCATGCCGGAGGTGGAGGTGGTGGGCTTCGCCGCGAACGGCGAGGAAGCGGTGCGCCGGGTGCGGGAGCTCCACCCCGACCTGGTGATCATGGACGTGAACATGCCCGGGATGGACGGGATGCAGGCGCTGGAGCGGATCATGGCCGAGCGCCCCACCCCCGTCCTCCTCCTCAGCTCTCTCACGCGCGAGGGGGCGGAGGTGACGCTGCGCGCGCTGGAGGCGGGGGCGGTGGACTTCATGGACAAGACCGACGCCGGGACGGTCATGGACATCCACGGGCTGGCGCCCGCGCTCCGCGACAAGGTCCGCGCCATCCTGCAGAGCGAGCGCGTGCCGCCCCCCGCGCCGCGCACCGACGGCGCGGGCCGCGCCGAGCCCGCCGTCCCCGTGGCCTCCCCGAGGACGTACGAGGTGATCGCGATCGGGGCGTCCACCGGCGGGCCGCGCGCCCTCTCCCAGCTCATCCCCGCCCTGCCGCGGGGGCTCGGCGCCGGGGTGGTGGTGGCGCAGCACATCCCCCCGGGGTTTACCGAGGCGCTCGCGGAGCGGCTGGACCAGCGCTCGCCGCTCCGGGTGCGCGAGGCGCGCGACGGCGACCCCGTGCTCCCCGACCAGGTGCTGGTCGCCCCCGGCGGGCGCCAGCTCGCCCTGGAGCGGACCGAGGGGAGGCTGCGGGTGCGGGTGTGGGACGACCGGGGCGAGCGGCTGCACCACCCCTCGGTGGACCTGCTCCTGGCCTCGGCGGCCGAGGTGGCGGGCCCGCGCGTGGTGGGCGTGGTGCTGACCGGGATGGGGAGCGACGGCGCGGAGGGGCTGGCCCGGATCCGGGCGGCGGGGGGGCGCACCCTGGTGGAGAGCGCGGAGACCGCGGTGATCGACGGGATGCCGGGGGCCGCCCGCCCCCACGCCGAGCGGAGCCTGCCGCTCCCGCGCATCGCCGCCGCCGTGGCCGAGATCTGCGGAGGCGGGTGA